From a single Alkalihalophilus pseudofirmus genomic region:
- a CDS encoding MarR family winged helix-turn-helix transcriptional regulator → MEEYKKVLIELDDLMRSIGKHFIPDLEILNEFHLTKRQVAILFLILKKPETTISEIAQYFEISKSAVSQSMTKLEEEDIVIREVNHENRREMNLILGNNGQRIQHELFKLEQKMMNIYLTKLPIEDLYHVRDTLQKLDEIILKEKKDKS, encoded by the coding sequence ATGGAAGAATATAAAAAAGTATTAATTGAACTAGATGATCTAATGAGAAGTATTGGAAAGCACTTCATCCCTGATTTAGAAATATTAAATGAATTTCATTTAACAAAAAGACAGGTGGCAATTTTATTTCTTATTCTGAAAAAACCGGAAACAACCATTTCAGAAATAGCCCAGTACTTTGAAATCTCTAAGAGCGCTGTTAGTCAGTCGATGACAAAACTTGAAGAGGAAGACATTGTAATCAGAGAAGTAAATCATGAAAATCGAAGAGAAATGAATCTAATATTAGGGAACAATGGTCAGAGAATTCAACATGAATTATTTAAGCTCGAACAAAAAATGATGAATATCTATTTAACGAAATTACCAATTGAAGACTTATATCATGTCAGAGACACACTTCAAAAGCTCGATGAGATCATATTAAAAGAAAAAAAGGACAAATCGTGA
- a CDS encoding VanZ family protein, with the protein MANRKNLMYIVFFLYLGALFYVTLLAWNYGASLGSAAPGGRNYNLIPFRSIYRIAVFSPDIMDPIRILLGNIVMFVPFGFFLYALFSKLRSIGLVALLGFCTSSMIEVSQFLFTHRVANIDDLILNTAGALIGAVIAWTIIKARKRIIVYSSSQKSSL; encoded by the coding sequence GTGGCAAATAGAAAAAATTTAATGTACATAGTTTTCTTTCTTTATTTAGGGGCTCTGTTTTATGTGACACTGCTTGCCTGGAATTACGGTGCTTCTCTAGGGTCTGCGGCTCCTGGGGGAAGGAATTATAACCTCATTCCATTTAGAAGCATTTACCGAATTGCCGTTTTCAGCCCAGATATTATGGATCCGATTCGAATTTTATTAGGGAATATCGTCATGTTTGTGCCTTTTGGATTCTTTTTATATGCGTTATTCTCAAAATTAAGAAGTATAGGGTTGGTTGCATTATTAGGCTTTTGCACTTCATCCATGATTGAAGTGAGCCAGTTTTTGTTTACCCACCGAGTAGCCAATATTGATGATCTGATTTTAAACACTGCAGGCGCACTTATAGGCGCAGTTATTGCTTGGACGATCATTAAGGCACGAAAAAGAATCATTGTGTATTCAAGCAGCCAAAAAAGCTCCCTATAA
- a CDS encoding acyl-CoA thioesterase, which yields MTNSNQKTSASSKTTLTDIVLPPDTNYHGTIFGGNVMAYIDKVASIAAMRHARSQVVTASSDSLDFISPIRTGEAICLEGYVSYTRKTSMEVFVKVEAEDLITGERRLTATSYLTFVALDEAGKPKEVPEIIPETEEEKWHYQGATERYEIRKKRRKEAREREK from the coding sequence ATGACAAATTCAAATCAAAAAACAAGTGCAAGTTCAAAAACTACCTTAACTGATATTGTCCTTCCGCCGGATACAAATTATCACGGGACGATATTTGGCGGAAATGTAATGGCTTATATTGATAAAGTAGCCAGCATTGCAGCTATGCGGCATGCAAGAAGTCAAGTAGTGACAGCTTCGAGTGACAGCCTTGACTTTATCTCTCCTATTCGTACAGGGGAGGCGATTTGTTTAGAAGGGTATGTTTCGTATACTAGAAAAACATCGATGGAAGTGTTTGTAAAGGTTGAGGCAGAAGATTTGATTACTGGAGAAAGACGTTTAACCGCTACATCCTACTTAACCTTTGTTGCTCTAGATGAAGCTGGAAAGCCAAAGGAAGTACCTGAAATCATACCGGAAACAGAGGAAGAGAAGTGGCATTACCAAGGGGCGACAGAACGCTACGAAATAAGAAAAAAGCGCAGAAAAGAAGCGCGTGAACGTGAAAAATAG
- the sspO gene encoding small acid-soluble spore protein O: MTKKKSNHIIPGMNHASGQGKGTGYNSQFNQESANEPLTEMERQNNKKTKKRQ, encoded by the coding sequence ATGACAAAGAAGAAGTCAAACCACATTATTCCGGGTATGAACCATGCTTCAGGTCAAGGCAAGGGCACTGGGTACAACTCGCAATTTAATCAAGAATCTGCTAACGAGCCATTAACTGAAATGGAACGTCAGAATAACAAAAAGACGAAGAAACGCCAGTAA
- a CDS encoding small acid-soluble spore protein P, translating to MTERNTYKDQRKNAPKENNPGQPEPMSGSKKVKKANHVGQTDGEG from the coding sequence ATGACTGAACGCAACACTTATAAAGACCAGCGTAAAAATGCGCCAAAAGAAAATAACCCTGGACAGCCAGAGCCGATGAGTGGTTCTAAGAAAGTAAAAAAAGCCAATCATGTTGGGCAGACAGACGGCGAAGGTTAA
- a CDS encoding acid-soluble spore protein N encodes MKKTTAFNQYRPNHLGTQPREEPTNKGKKMNTKGNEQPDYVPPKG; translated from the coding sequence TTGAAAAAAACGACAGCTTTTAACCAATACCGACCTAACCATCTCGGAACGCAGCCGCGTGAAGAACCTACGAACAAAGGCAAAAAAATGAATACTAAAGGCAATGAACAGCCTGATTACGTTCCTCCTAAAGGGTAG
- a CDS encoding efflux RND transporter permease subunit has protein sequence MTNFSIRRPKFTIVAMLLFLIFGFVSVTNLPLQLFPNINPPVAAVVTSYSGASPEEVEDKVTKPLESQLATTSGLNKISSTTSEGMTLILLEFSWTTSIDDVELDIINTIRQTPLPDDANEPSFLKFDPSMMPMMQLAITGDDDILAIQDLVDDLRLELEKVPGVASIDEAGSMIEEVQINLNQDELTTNNLTQQDIIQTIQSHNTSMPGGTVSNGDLSLTTRVISELVTVEEIEELVVGVSADGSELTLTDVAEVEVTTGDTEVITRANQEPAIQFTIMKESESNTVLVSNAVNDRMDELLDDSKYDELNAVMLYDEGSYINSAIASVTNALIFGGILAMLVLFFFLRNLKTPLIVGIAIPFSIIVTFAFLYFAGIGLNLMSLGGLALGIGMLVDNAIVVIENIYRHLSMNKKPKQAALDGTKEVSSAIIASTLTTVSVFLPIVFISGLVANLFREFALAVSFSLLASLLVALTVVPMIASRILKKPNEDREAKRMQSSFMKGMDRSIRWVLMHRLAVLFITFILLVVGGLGLMNVGTELIPDSDQGTFTVDVELEQGTTVDRTQETVNAIEDVLSDYREISDFVSTAGSSEQNVMMGNSGSHQAQIFVNMAPLDQRQISTSDFIESIETEVARVDRDAEISLSTVGSLGTEANTLVFTISDPNSERLYESAQELEEELLSIREVRDLELSIEETSPEIQIEVDRTLARENALAPAQIAQQVHDLTRGQLASALQTDDNNLYDIFVQLDPEFTEDIEALENLQLQNGNGEFVALSEVAEIVEGESPATIQRMQQEEAVEFTVYYSTSTTLGDISRLVEEAVDEVELDEQTTFSYGGEQELLEDSIGSMALAIVLAIIFIYLVMAAQFESFKMPFVIMFTVPLVVIGVALALLATQTALSVTVFIGLIVLIGIVVNNAIVLVDYVNQRKASGMSTFEALVVSVKDRTRPILMTSLTTILGMVPLALGLGEGAELQQPMALAVIGGLISSTFLTLFVIPVVYSLFDKQTRKRRYVTVEGEFSEVDDRARSLPPIVETERVSEYGYTEQSISNVSKDENPKDQTTQDDSLSKDDILKLLEQIVHTSKENKKDIDQ, from the coding sequence ATGACAAACTTTTCAATCAGACGCCCTAAATTTACAATTGTGGCAATGCTTTTGTTTTTAATTTTCGGCTTTGTCTCTGTTACGAATTTACCCCTGCAGCTTTTCCCTAATATCAATCCTCCTGTAGCGGCTGTTGTAACGAGTTATTCAGGGGCAAGTCCAGAAGAAGTAGAAGATAAAGTGACTAAGCCTCTTGAAAGTCAGCTTGCCACCACCTCTGGGCTGAATAAAATTAGTTCAACGACCAGTGAGGGTATGACGCTGATTTTGCTTGAATTCAGCTGGACTACATCTATTGATGATGTAGAACTAGACATTATAAATACGATCCGTCAAACACCTCTTCCTGATGATGCAAACGAACCGAGCTTTTTAAAGTTCGATCCATCCATGATGCCGATGATGCAGCTTGCCATTACGGGTGATGACGATATTCTAGCTATTCAAGATTTAGTTGATGACCTAAGACTTGAGTTAGAGAAAGTTCCAGGTGTAGCAAGTATTGATGAAGCTGGAAGCATGATTGAAGAAGTACAGATTAATTTAAATCAAGATGAACTGACAACCAATAATCTAACACAGCAAGACATTATTCAAACGATTCAATCTCACAATACCTCCATGCCAGGTGGGACGGTTTCAAATGGTGACTTAAGCTTAACAACTCGTGTGATCAGTGAGCTTGTTACAGTGGAAGAGATTGAAGAATTAGTAGTGGGTGTTTCTGCTGACGGCAGTGAACTCACGTTAACCGATGTAGCTGAGGTTGAGGTGACTACTGGTGATACAGAAGTGATCACTAGAGCTAATCAAGAACCAGCTATTCAATTCACCATCATGAAAGAATCGGAATCAAATACGGTTTTAGTATCTAATGCCGTAAATGACCGGATGGATGAACTGCTGGATGATTCAAAATATGATGAGCTGAATGCTGTCATGTTATACGATGAAGGAAGTTATATTAATTCAGCGATTGCTAGTGTAACAAATGCCCTTATTTTCGGGGGGATTCTAGCTATGCTGGTCTTGTTCTTCTTCCTTCGTAATTTGAAGACGCCTTTAATTGTCGGGATTGCGATACCATTTTCAATTATTGTTACGTTTGCCTTTTTATATTTTGCAGGAATCGGCTTAAATCTAATGAGCTTAGGTGGTTTAGCCTTAGGAATTGGAATGCTCGTTGATAATGCCATTGTGGTAATCGAGAATATATACAGGCATCTATCAATGAATAAAAAACCAAAACAAGCAGCGCTTGATGGAACAAAAGAAGTTTCAAGTGCGATTATTGCCTCTACGCTGACCACCGTTTCGGTCTTTTTACCTATCGTGTTTATCAGCGGACTTGTTGCTAACTTATTTAGAGAATTTGCATTAGCTGTTTCCTTCAGTTTGCTTGCCTCCTTATTGGTGGCTTTAACAGTCGTACCAATGATTGCAAGCAGAATACTGAAGAAGCCGAATGAAGATCGTGAAGCAAAACGGATGCAGTCTTCCTTTATGAAAGGGATGGACCGCTCGATTCGCTGGGTATTAATGCATCGCCTAGCTGTACTCTTCATTACGTTTATTTTACTTGTTGTAGGTGGCTTAGGTTTAATGAACGTCGGCACTGAATTAATTCCTGACAGCGATCAAGGAACATTTACTGTTGATGTCGAGCTAGAGCAAGGAACGACGGTTGACCGCACTCAAGAGACAGTCAATGCAATTGAAGACGTCTTAAGTGATTACAGAGAAATTTCTGACTTTGTTTCAACAGCGGGATCTAGTGAACAAAATGTGATGATGGGGAATTCGGGAAGTCATCAGGCTCAAATTTTTGTCAATATGGCACCGCTTGACCAGCGCCAGATCTCAACAAGTGATTTTATTGAATCGATTGAAACTGAAGTAGCGAGAGTTGATCGTGATGCAGAAATTTCTTTATCAACGGTAGGTTCACTAGGTACGGAAGCTAATACATTAGTCTTTACGATCAGTGACCCAAATTCTGAACGGTTATATGAATCTGCCCAAGAATTAGAAGAAGAGTTATTATCAATACGTGAAGTCCGTGACTTAGAATTAAGTATTGAAGAAACAAGTCCTGAAATTCAAATTGAAGTGGACCGGACGCTTGCTCGGGAAAATGCATTAGCACCAGCGCAAATTGCCCAGCAGGTGCATGATTTAACAAGGGGACAATTAGCTTCTGCATTGCAGACAGATGATAATAATCTATACGATATTTTTGTGCAATTAGATCCTGAATTCACCGAGGATATTGAAGCTCTTGAAAATCTGCAGCTTCAAAACGGAAATGGTGAATTTGTTGCTTTAAGTGAAGTAGCTGAAATAGTGGAGGGAGAGAGCCCGGCAACAATTCAGCGCATGCAGCAGGAAGAGGCTGTAGAGTTTACTGTGTATTACTCAACTTCTACTACACTTGGTGATATTAGCAGGCTTGTCGAAGAGGCTGTAGATGAAGTGGAATTAGATGAGCAGACGACATTCAGCTACGGCGGGGAACAAGAGCTATTAGAAGATTCGATTGGCAGCATGGCTTTGGCTATTGTTCTTGCGATCATCTTCATTTATCTTGTCATGGCAGCTCAATTTGAATCCTTTAAAATGCCGTTTGTTATTATGTTCACAGTACCGCTTGTTGTGATCGGTGTGGCACTTGCTCTACTTGCAACGCAAACAGCATTAAGTGTAACGGTATTTATTGGGCTTATCGTCTTGATAGGTATAGTCGTTAATAATGCCATCGTGTTAGTTGATTATGTTAATCAGCGTAAAGCAAGCGGAATGAGTACGTTTGAAGCGTTGGTTGTATCTGTAAAAGATCGTACTAGACCAATTTTAATGACCTCTCTTACCACCATTTTAGGGATGGTTCCATTAGCCCTTGGTTTAGGCGAGGGAGCCGAGCTGCAGCAGCCGATGGCTCTTGCTGTTATTGGCGGGTTAATCAGTAGCACGTTCCTTACATTGTTTGTCATACCGGTTGTTTACAGTTTATTTGATAAACAAACGAGAAAAAGGCGTTATGTGACAGTCGAAGGGGAATTTAGTGAAGTGGATGATCGTGCAAGATCTCTTCCACCAATCGTTGAAACAGAACGAGTAAGTGAGTATGGCTACACTGAACAATCAATCTCAAATGTGTCAAAGGATGAAAATCCAAAAGATCAAACCACTCAGGATGATTCTTTATCAAAAGATGACATTTTGAAATTGTTAGAACAAATTGTTCATACCTCAAAAGAAAATAAAAAAGATATAGATCAATAA
- the selA gene encoding L-seryl-tRNA(Sec) selenium transferase, giving the protein MKQRLLRQIPPIHELQKDEAYITLLKSGDVSDDLLTEWLQEAVAEVRSQILNEIWTEEASIKESIFTAVSARLSKHFDYTLKKVINGTGTVLHTNLGRAILSEQAIKQVIVAATSYSNLEYRLEEGARGSRHALIEDIVKEVTGAEAAMVVNNNAAAVYFVLTAFAKGREVIVSRGELVEIGGSFRVSSIMEESGAHLKEIGTTNKTHYKDYEAAISCETAMLMKVHTSNFKTIGFTSAVESKDLTKLAKEKEVILYEDLGSGALYDLSQHGIGDEPHVSEVLAQGVDLVTFSGDKLLGGPQAGIIAGSKELIDRLKKHQLARVLRVDKMTLAALEATLKSYIDSNTALKEIPTLKMIVKSKEEIKQESEQFTSMLSKEWNSELIEDFSMVGGGTMPDVQLETWLLLLSHPNKKTQEMIEALRLGETAVVTRVKDDKIAIDFRTISSNDYDELLTRLELVKEV; this is encoded by the coding sequence ATGAAACAACGATTGCTAAGACAAATTCCACCCATTCATGAGTTACAAAAAGATGAGGCATACATAACGTTGTTAAAGTCTGGGGATGTATCGGATGATCTTTTAACAGAATGGTTACAAGAGGCGGTTGCTGAAGTGCGTTCCCAAATCCTTAATGAGATTTGGACAGAAGAGGCTTCGATTAAGGAATCGATATTCACAGCTGTATCAGCGCGACTAAGTAAGCATTTTGATTATACGTTAAAAAAGGTGATAAACGGGACTGGAACCGTATTGCATACAAACCTCGGCAGAGCCATCTTGAGTGAGCAGGCAATCAAACAAGTGATTGTTGCAGCAACGTCCTATTCAAACTTGGAATACCGATTAGAGGAAGGTGCGCGGGGTTCTAGGCATGCCTTGATTGAAGATATCGTTAAAGAGGTGACCGGTGCGGAGGCGGCTATGGTTGTAAATAATAATGCTGCTGCTGTCTATTTTGTTCTTACAGCTTTTGCTAAAGGCAGAGAAGTCATCGTCTCACGAGGCGAGCTGGTTGAGATCGGGGGTTCTTTTCGCGTATCTTCCATTATGGAAGAGAGCGGCGCTCATCTGAAAGAAATAGGGACTACTAATAAAACACATTATAAAGATTATGAGGCAGCTATTTCGTGCGAAACAGCTATGTTGATGAAAGTTCACACGAGTAATTTTAAGACGATTGGATTTACGAGTGCGGTAGAATCAAAAGACTTAACAAAGCTAGCGAAAGAAAAAGAAGTCATCTTATATGAGGATCTTGGCAGCGGAGCACTATATGATCTCAGTCAGCACGGGATAGGTGATGAGCCGCATGTGAGTGAAGTTCTCGCACAAGGTGTAGATCTGGTCACATTCAGCGGTGATAAGTTACTTGGCGGTCCGCAAGCAGGAATCATTGCAGGCAGTAAAGAGTTGATTGATCGCCTGAAAAAACATCAGCTTGCTCGAGTATTAAGGGTTGATAAAATGACATTGGCAGCACTAGAGGCTACATTAAAGTCTTATATTGATTCAAACACCGCACTCAAAGAAATCCCTACCCTTAAAATGATTGTTAAGAGTAAAGAAGAGATAAAACAGGAGTCAGAACAGTTTACATCAATGCTTAGTAAGGAATGGAATAGTGAACTAATTGAAGACTTCTCGATGGTAGGCGGAGGCACAATGCCTGATGTACAGCTAGAGACGTGGCTTCTCTTATTGAGCCACCCAAATAAAAAAACACAAGAGATGATTGAAGCGCTCCGTTTAGGGGAGACTGCTGTTGTAACGAGAGTGAAAGATGATAAAATAGCGATCGATTTCAGGACCATTTCCTCAAATGATTACGATGAATTACTAACTCGGTTAGAACTAGTGAAGGAAGTGTAA
- the acnA gene encoding aconitate hydratase AcnA, which produces MSNKQDVFNARSSFSIDGKTYNYYSLKALEDAGVGNVTKLPYSVKVLLESVLRQHDGYVIKKEHVENLAKWGTNELKEIDVPFKPSRVILQDFTGVPAVVDLASLRKAMADMGGDPDQINPEIPVDLVIDHSVQVDKAGTNDSLDFNMNLEFQRNEERYQFLSWAKKAFNNYNAVPPATGIVHQVNLEYLANVVHAVEQDGETVAFPDTLVGTDSHTTMINGIGVLGWGVGGIEAEAGMLGQPSYFPVPEVIGCKFVGSLPSGTTATDVALKVTQVLREKKVVGKFVEFFGPGLAEMPLADRATISNMAPEYGATCGFFPVDEEALNYMRLTGRSEEQIKLVEEYSRANNLFYVAGETEDPVYTDTVEIDLSQIEANLSGPKRPQDLVPLSQMQKSFRDAVVAPQGTQGLGLTEDEFNKKVAVSFKDGREAEMTTGSIAIAAITSCTNTSNPYVLVGAGLVAKKAVELGLDVPTFVKTSLAPGSKVVTGYLKDSGLLPYMEQLGFNIVGYGCTTCIGNSGPLEDEVEAAVGANDLTVTSVLSGNRNFEGRIHPLVKANYLASPPLVVAYALAGTVDIDLQNDPIGQDKDGKDVFFKDIWPTADEVKDVVNKTVTPELFRREYNNVFDSNDRWNDIKTTDDALYKWDDESTYIANPPFFEGLSKDPKDIAPLSSLRVIGKFGDTVTTDHISPAGAIGKDTPAGKYLISKGVEPRDFNSYGSRRGNHDVMMRGTFANIRIRNQIAPGTEGGFTTFWPTGEVMSIYDAAMKYKETNTGLAILAGKDYGMGSSRDWAAKGTNLLGIKTVIAESYERIHRSNLVLMGVLPLQFKEGDSAESLGLTGEEAFDVQITNDVRPRDMVKVVATDKDGNQKEFEVLVRFDSEVEMDYYRHGGILQMVLRSKFAQIEA; this is translated from the coding sequence ATGTCAAACAAACAGGATGTTTTTAATGCACGTTCGTCATTTTCAATTGACGGAAAGACGTATAACTACTACTCACTAAAGGCATTAGAAGATGCTGGAGTAGGTAATGTGACGAAACTTCCATATTCAGTAAAGGTTTTACTTGAATCGGTGCTTCGTCAACATGATGGCTATGTAATCAAAAAGGAGCATGTTGAGAACCTTGCGAAATGGGGAACAAACGAATTAAAAGAAATCGACGTTCCATTCAAACCATCACGCGTAATCCTACAAGACTTCACAGGTGTACCAGCAGTTGTTGACTTAGCGTCTCTACGTAAAGCAATGGCTGATATGGGTGGAGACCCTGACCAAATCAACCCTGAAATCCCAGTAGACCTTGTTATTGACCACTCTGTACAGGTGGACAAAGCAGGTACAAATGATTCACTTGACTTTAATATGAATCTTGAATTCCAACGTAACGAAGAGCGTTATCAATTCCTTAGCTGGGCTAAAAAAGCATTTAACAACTACAATGCTGTACCGCCAGCAACAGGGATCGTTCACCAAGTTAACTTAGAGTATTTAGCGAATGTTGTTCACGCTGTTGAACAAGACGGCGAAACAGTTGCATTCCCTGACACATTAGTAGGTACTGACTCTCATACAACGATGATCAATGGTATTGGTGTCCTTGGATGGGGTGTTGGTGGTATCGAAGCGGAAGCTGGAATGCTTGGACAACCTTCATACTTCCCAGTTCCAGAAGTTATCGGATGTAAATTTGTCGGATCTCTTCCAAGCGGAACAACAGCTACAGACGTAGCACTTAAAGTAACACAAGTACTTCGTGAGAAAAAAGTTGTTGGTAAATTTGTTGAATTCTTCGGTCCAGGACTAGCTGAAATGCCTTTAGCTGACCGTGCAACTATTTCTAACATGGCTCCAGAATACGGTGCAACATGCGGATTCTTCCCTGTAGATGAGGAAGCTCTTAACTACATGAGACTAACTGGTCGCTCTGAAGAACAAATCAAGCTTGTTGAAGAGTACAGCCGTGCAAACAACTTATTCTATGTAGCTGGTGAAACAGAAGATCCAGTTTATACAGATACAGTAGAAATTGACCTTTCTCAAATCGAAGCGAATCTTTCTGGTCCTAAGCGTCCGCAAGATTTAGTTCCACTTTCACAAATGCAAAAATCTTTCCGTGATGCAGTTGTGGCACCACAAGGAACTCAAGGTCTAGGATTAACAGAAGATGAATTCAATAAGAAAGTTGCAGTAAGCTTTAAAGATGGCCGTGAAGCAGAAATGACAACGGGCTCAATCGCTATTGCAGCAATCACAAGCTGTACGAACACTTCTAACCCATACGTACTTGTCGGGGCTGGTCTTGTAGCGAAAAAAGCTGTTGAGCTTGGTCTAGATGTTCCTACATTTGTTAAGACATCTTTAGCACCTGGTTCAAAAGTTGTTACAGGTTACTTAAAAGATTCAGGATTACTTCCATACATGGAGCAATTAGGCTTTAACATCGTAGGTTACGGCTGTACGACATGTATCGGTAACTCTGGTCCACTAGAAGATGAGGTTGAAGCAGCAGTTGGGGCAAATGACCTTACAGTGACATCTGTACTTTCTGGTAACCGTAACTTTGAAGGACGTATTCACCCTCTAGTAAAAGCTAACTACCTTGCATCACCACCGCTTGTTGTGGCTTATGCGCTTGCTGGTACGGTAGATATTGATCTTCAAAATGACCCAATCGGTCAAGATAAAGATGGTAAAGATGTATTCTTCAAAGACATCTGGCCTACAGCTGATGAAGTAAAAGACGTTGTGAACAAAACAGTTACACCTGAATTGTTCCGTCGTGAATACAATAATGTATTCGACAGCAACGATCGTTGGAACGATATCAAAACAACTGATGATGCGCTTTATAAGTGGGATGATGAGTCTACTTACATTGCCAATCCTCCGTTCTTTGAAGGTCTTTCAAAAGATCCTAAAGATATCGCACCATTATCAAGCCTGCGTGTAATTGGTAAGTTTGGTGATACGGTAACAACTGACCATATTTCACCTGCTGGTGCAATTGGTAAAGATACACCTGCTGGTAAATACTTGATCTCTAAAGGCGTTGAGCCTCGTGATTTCAACTCTTATGGTTCGCGTCGTGGTAACCATGACGTCATGATGAGAGGTACATTTGCTAACATCCGTATCCGCAACCAAATTGCTCCTGGTACAGAAGGCGGCTTCACAACGTTCTGGCCAACAGGCGAAGTTATGTCAATTTATGATGCAGCTATGAAATACAAAGAAACAAATACAGGTCTTGCGATCCTAGCTGGTAAAGATTACGGTATGGGAAGCTCACGTGACTGGGCTGCTAAAGGTACAAACCTTCTTGGCATAAAAACAGTTATCGCTGAGAGCTATGAGCGTATTCACCGCAGTAACCTAGTACTAATGGGTGTTCTTCCACTTCAATTCAAAGAAGGCGACAGCGCGGAGTCTCTTGGATTAACTGGAGAAGAAGCATTCGATGTACAAATCACAAACGATGTTAGACCTCGTGATATGGTGAAGGTTGTTGCAACAGATAAAGATGGCAACCAAAAAGAATTTGAAGTACTTGTTCGTTTTGATAGTGAAGTTGAAATGGATTACTACCGTCATGGCGGTATCCTTCAGATGGTACTACGCAGTAAATTTGCTCAAATCGAAGCATAA
- a CDS encoding FbpB family small basic protein: protein MRKVRKVSFEQLVRENKEEILKSKVLLEQLEEKWEQRHAINK from the coding sequence ATGAGAAAAGTCAGAAAAGTGTCATTTGAGCAATTAGTGAGAGAGAATAAAGAAGAAATCTTAAAAAGTAAGGTATTATTAGAACAGCTTGAAGAAAAGTGGGAGCAGCGTCACGCAATTAATAAATAG
- a CDS encoding DUF421 domain-containing protein, whose product MDIWLGSETLPIHGFLIRAIIVYVYIFLIVKVVGQRSMGSIDALDFIFGVVIGDILGEPLTDGSLALQGPITAAATIAGLHLTLSMIALKTPRFRRVIEDEPIILARNGVILHQQLRKVKVTLESFMMDMRLNGASDLSEVDYAVLEMNGQISVIKKSAYDSATPNDLNKQTPNKGYPSVIIEDGQIIHANLKNLGTIEWLRELIHKEGYKNPKEIFLMTIDESGKVYISPTDTKDQIKNGR is encoded by the coding sequence GTGGACATTTGGTTAGGATCTGAAACATTACCGATTCACGGATTCTTAATAAGAGCCATTATTGTGTATGTATATATTTTTTTAATCGTAAAGGTAGTAGGACAGCGTTCCATGGGTTCTATTGATGCGCTTGATTTTATATTTGGAGTCGTTATAGGTGATATTTTAGGAGAACCTTTAACAGATGGATCTCTTGCACTGCAAGGACCGATTACAGCAGCTGCTACCATTGCCGGTCTCCATTTAACACTTAGTATGATTGCACTGAAAACCCCTCGTTTTAGAAGGGTTATTGAAGATGAACCAATTATATTAGCAAGGAATGGTGTTATTCTTCATCAGCAATTACGAAAAGTAAAGGTTACACTTGAGTCATTTATGATGGATATGCGCTTAAATGGAGCAAGCGATTTAAGTGAGGTGGATTATGCTGTTCTAGAAATGAATGGGCAAATCAGCGTCATTAAAAAGTCTGCTTATGATAGTGCCACACCGAATGATTTAAATAAACAAACCCCAAATAAAGGGTATCCTTCTGTCATTATTGAGGATGGACAGATTATTCATGCGAATTTAAAAAATCTTGGAACCATTGAATGGCTGCGAGAATTAATTCACAAAGAAGGGTACAAAAACCCTAAAGAGATATTCTTAATGACAATAGATGAATCAGGAAAAGTATATATTAGTCCTACAGATACGAAAGATCAAATAAAAAATGGGCGTTAA
- a CDS encoding DUF1657 domain-containing protein, giving the protein MTVQTQMQQAIAAAQSVQSSLTQFSLETENQKAKQMFEQLAEQQKNILTLLEGRYAQVLNEEPQFSQSESNQGEANQNQAQNKNQQSN; this is encoded by the coding sequence ATGACTGTCCAAACACAAATGCAGCAAGCGATTGCAGCTGCGCAATCTGTTCAATCGAGCTTAACGCAATTCAGTTTAGAAACCGAAAATCAAAAAGCAAAGCAAATGTTTGAACAATTAGCCGAACAGCAAAAGAATATTCTTACATTGCTTGAAGGAAGATATGCTCAAGTATTAAATGAAGAACCGCAGTTTAGTCAAAGTGAGTCCAATCAAGGTGAGGCTAATCAAAATCAGGCTCAAAACAAAAATCAACAAAGTAATTAA